A window from Rhinolophus sinicus isolate RSC01 linkage group LG01, ASM3656204v1, whole genome shotgun sequence encodes these proteins:
- the PKNOX1 gene encoding homeobox protein PKNOX1 isoform X2, whose protein sequence is MMATQTLSIDSYQDGQQMQVVTELKTEQDPNCSEPDVEGVSPPPVGSQTPMDADKQAIYRHPLFPLLALLFEKCEQSTQGSEGTTSASFDVDIENFVRKQEKEGKPFFCEDPETDNLMVKAIQVLRIHLLELEKVNELCKDFCSRYIACLKTKMNSETLLSGEPGSPYSPVQSQIQSAITGTLSPQGIVVPASALQQGNVTMATVAGGTVYQPVTVVTPQGQVVTQALSPGTIRIQNSQLQLQLNQDLSILHQDDGSSKNKRGVLPKHATSVMRSWLFQHIGHPYPTEDEKKQIAAQTNLTLLQVNNWFINARRRILQPMLDSSCSETPKTKKKTAQNRPVQRFWPDSIASGAAQPTSGDLAMSEGAVVTISTPVSMNVDSLQSLSSDGATLAVQHVMMAEQSEDESVDSPGAGGAALTPAHISGLVLENSDSLQ, encoded by the exons ATGATGGCAACACAGACATTAAGCATAGACAGCTATCAAGATGGGCAACAA ATGCAAGTAGTAACAGAGTTAAAAACAGAGCAGGACCCCAACTGCTCTGAACCTGATGTGGAAGGAGTGAGCCCTCCGCCTGTGGGGTCCCAGACGCCCATGGATGCAGACAAACAAGCCATTTATAG gCATCCACTATTTCCATTATTAGCTTTGTTGTTTGAAAAATGTGAACAATCCACGCAGGGCTCGGAAGGCACAACTTCTGCCAGTTTCGATGTGGATATTGAAAATTTTGTAAGGaagcaagagaaggaaggaaaacccTTCTTTTGTGAAGACCCGGAAACTGACAATTTA ATGGTAAAAGCCATCCAGGTTTTGCGTATTCATCTTCTCGAGCTGGAAAAGGTCAACGAACTCTGCAAAGACTTCTGCAGTCGATACATTGCttgtctaaaaacaaaaatgaacagtgAGACTCTCCTGAGTGGAGAACCTGGAAGCCCGTACTCCCCTGTCCAGTCCCAG ATTCAAAGTGCCATCACCGGCACCCTCAGCCCCCAGGGAATCGTGGTGCCAGCCTCCGCACTGCAACAGGGAAACGTAACCATGGCAACCGTGGCAG gTGGCACAGTTTATCAGCCTGTCACAGTTGTGACTCCTCAAGGTCAAGTAGTGACACAGGCGCTGTCCCCTGGTACAATAAGGATCCAGAACTCCCAG CTTCAGTTACAGTTAAACCAAGACCTGAGCATCTTGCATCAAGATGATGGCTCCTCGAAGAATAAGAGGGGGGTCCTGCCGAAGCACGCCACCAGCGTGATGCGGTCCTGGCTGTTCCAGCACATTGGG catcccTACCCAACAGAAGATGAGAAAAAACAGATTGCTGCTCAGACAAATTTGACACTACTCCAAGTGAACAACTG GTTCATCAACGCTAGAAGACGGATTCTTCAGCCCATGTTGGATTCAAGTTGTTCTGAAACtccaaaaacaaagaagaaaactgctCAGAACAGGCCAGTTCAGAGGTTTTGGCCCGACTCCATCGCATCAGGAGCTGCACAGCCAACGTCCGGTGACCTTGCCATGTCGGAAG GCGCCGTGGTGACCATCAGCACGCCTGTGAGCATGAATGTGGACAGCCTCCAGTCCCTGTCCTCGGACGGGGCCACCCTGGCGGTGCAGCACGTCATGATGGCGGAGCAGAGCGAGGACGAGTCGGTCGACAGCCCGGGGGCCGGCGGGGCCGCGCTCACCCCCGCCCACATCAGCGGGCTGGTCCTGGAGAACAGCGACTCCCTGCAGTAG
- the PKNOX1 gene encoding homeobox protein PKNOX1 isoform X1, giving the protein MMATQTLSIDSYQDGQQMQVVTELKTEQDPNCSEPDVEGVSPPPVGSQTPMDADKQAIYRHPLFPLLALLFEKCEQSTQGSEGTTSASFDVDIENFVRKQEKEGKPFFCEDPETDNLMVKAIQVLRIHLLELEKVNELCKDFCSRYIACLKTKMNSETLLSGEPGSPYSPVQSQQIQSAITGTLSPQGIVVPASALQQGNVTMATVAGGTVYQPVTVVTPQGQVVTQALSPGTIRIQNSQLQLQLNQDLSILHQDDGSSKNKRGVLPKHATSVMRSWLFQHIGHPYPTEDEKKQIAAQTNLTLLQVNNWFINARRRILQPMLDSSCSETPKTKKKTAQNRPVQRFWPDSIASGAAQPTSGDLAMSEGAVVTISTPVSMNVDSLQSLSSDGATLAVQHVMMAEQSEDESVDSPGAGGAALTPAHISGLVLENSDSLQ; this is encoded by the exons ATGATGGCAACACAGACATTAAGCATAGACAGCTATCAAGATGGGCAACAA ATGCAAGTAGTAACAGAGTTAAAAACAGAGCAGGACCCCAACTGCTCTGAACCTGATGTGGAAGGAGTGAGCCCTCCGCCTGTGGGGTCCCAGACGCCCATGGATGCAGACAAACAAGCCATTTATAG gCATCCACTATTTCCATTATTAGCTTTGTTGTTTGAAAAATGTGAACAATCCACGCAGGGCTCGGAAGGCACAACTTCTGCCAGTTTCGATGTGGATATTGAAAATTTTGTAAGGaagcaagagaaggaaggaaaacccTTCTTTTGTGAAGACCCGGAAACTGACAATTTA ATGGTAAAAGCCATCCAGGTTTTGCGTATTCATCTTCTCGAGCTGGAAAAGGTCAACGAACTCTGCAAAGACTTCTGCAGTCGATACATTGCttgtctaaaaacaaaaatgaacagtgAGACTCTCCTGAGTGGAGAACCTGGAAGCCCGTACTCCCCTGTCCAGTCCCAG CAGATTCAAAGTGCCATCACCGGCACCCTCAGCCCCCAGGGAATCGTGGTGCCAGCCTCCGCACTGCAACAGGGAAACGTAACCATGGCAACCGTGGCAG gTGGCACAGTTTATCAGCCTGTCACAGTTGTGACTCCTCAAGGTCAAGTAGTGACACAGGCGCTGTCCCCTGGTACAATAAGGATCCAGAACTCCCAG CTTCAGTTACAGTTAAACCAAGACCTGAGCATCTTGCATCAAGATGATGGCTCCTCGAAGAATAAGAGGGGGGTCCTGCCGAAGCACGCCACCAGCGTGATGCGGTCCTGGCTGTTCCAGCACATTGGG catcccTACCCAACAGAAGATGAGAAAAAACAGATTGCTGCTCAGACAAATTTGACACTACTCCAAGTGAACAACTG GTTCATCAACGCTAGAAGACGGATTCTTCAGCCCATGTTGGATTCAAGTTGTTCTGAAACtccaaaaacaaagaagaaaactgctCAGAACAGGCCAGTTCAGAGGTTTTGGCCCGACTCCATCGCATCAGGAGCTGCACAGCCAACGTCCGGTGACCTTGCCATGTCGGAAG GCGCCGTGGTGACCATCAGCACGCCTGTGAGCATGAATGTGGACAGCCTCCAGTCCCTGTCCTCGGACGGGGCCACCCTGGCGGTGCAGCACGTCATGATGGCGGAGCAGAGCGAGGACGAGTCGGTCGACAGCCCGGGGGCCGGCGGGGCCGCGCTCACCCCCGCCCACATCAGCGGGCTGGTCCTGGAGAACAGCGACTCCCTGCAGTAG